GAGCTCTTTTTCTGTCCGGTCGACCTCCTTTTCCTCAATGGTGatctgtttcttcctctgcacCACTTGGATCTCAATCTCCTCCAGACAGATCTTCTGCTGCTCCTTGGCTGCTTGCAGCTCATATGCCAGCTGGGCCTCTGCTTTCTGAAAACATCAGCACGCACACTGTCACGCCTCTAAAGtacacacacctgaggtaacACACTCTTTGTTTGACACTGTCTGGTCGGTCGATGTCAGAAGATTCAAGCAAAGTTTCGCAATGGCATGGCTGCATTGAACCATCAAATGAAATTATTCCAGATATCTTATAGATCATATTATACAAATTTCTATGACATTCTCATTTTGGTGTCTTTGGAAACGCTGACGTCTCTACTAGAAAGTTAAATAAATTGCTGTGGGTCTGTACAATGAGTTTGTAGACCAGCAAAGTGTTGGTGCTGTCCTGGAACCAGTTTTCCTGGCCTAGAGCTGGTTCTTTGTTTGTCAAAACAGAGATGATCTGGTTGGTGATTCTTATAAACAGCCAACCGTATGTACATCTACCTGATCAGCCTCGACATTGTGTCATGTATAAGTGCAAATGAAAACCTCAGGTGCCCACCTTTGAGTTGACCTCCATGTTGAAGATGGCTTTCTGCAGATCCAGTTCACGTCTGGAGTTGGCCATCTTGGTGTCGGCCAGGAATTTCACATCCATCATCTCTTTCTTACATTCTGCTTCCTGggagatgataaaaaaaagtaaagtgatGACCAGGTGGTTATTGTGCACAAAAGAATCCACTTCTCAGAGTCTAGAGCCTCCTTACCTGTATCCCAGCATCCCTCTCTGCCTCAGCCACGCCGATGTCTGCATTGCTCTTGACAGCTGCAGTCTGCGTCTTCCCAAGAGAGCTCAGGTAATTCAGTTTATCAAACACAtcctgcaaacacagagaaacaggtcAACCTATAAGCTGCAGAGCTCAGCTTCCTGTAAACAATACATCTCAGTAAAGTGAAGTATcaactgaaaagtaaaaatacatctTATCCTACAGAGAGCAAGACTGTAACAGAGGAGTGCTTCACTGAAACACAAGTGGTTTGCCCTGTTTGTCAAAATCCTGTTTGGCTGTGAGGTCAATGTTCATCAACTGGAAATCTCTCAGAGTTTGTGAAGTGATGAATAAAAGCATGAAGTCAAACACTCTCttcagaagaagagagaagattTTTCTACACATTGCATCCAGCcaccaaaaagaaaatatttcactaGGTCTGAGGAGTGAGCACTTTATTGGATTTGTCGCATGTTTTCTAGATATCTAATTTCTCCCATCACTGATTAGAGGAAATTAGTCTAGTGCAGtttcaacaacaaacagacacctTCTATCTGTGTGTGGTAACAGCTTATTGATTCCTGCACTTACACTGAAGAGTCGCTGGCACAAGGAAACGCCTCATTAACTTGAACAACTGTTGACAGTGCTGTCTGATAAGTGACATAGCCTCAGCTACATTCAACATTAACATAAGGAACACCAGCAGTGCAACAGGAGACTCTATAATATCTACAACAACTGACAAACTGACACtagattttttccttttgaataagaaagatgaaaagcaaGAAATACAATAAGGACAACCCACAAACGTCTGAGGCCTCCACTAATGAGCGAACCGGTCCTGACGCATTACAGAAACCATCTGGACTTGGACTAGTTGATGTGATAGAAATGGACTCTGGGCTTCTAGCAAAGCACGGTGGTCAGCCACTCTTCAATTAGCTCTAATCAATAAGAGTGAACTCTACAGGATGAGTCTCCTGCTGGTTAAATATTAAACTCATGAAACTCTGTAGAGATGAATTCTCTCGTGAGAAGTCAGAGAAGAGCAGACTCCACAGGAGACAGAAACATATTCAGTCAATGCTCTTTCACATTATGAGGCaatgttaaaatacaaaactacatagattaaaaacaagacaggGTGACAGCTGACTAATGTTTGTGTGACTTCTACAGTAGCGCTTAGTGTATAAACACACGGTGTATTTCTCATATGTTGAGCTCTTCATAGTAGTTCATGCGTCATACAGAAATCGATACAATAGAGGGCTAACAAATACAATGACGCGCTTCTTAACTGCATTAGACTCATGCATTACCTAACTCACGGCTTGCAATTGTATGACTTCACCAACCAGTCATTATGGTCACAATCTACCCTCCCTAAGATACAGTGTTAAATAATGGCTAGAAGTGTTTTCGCAgtacattatgatgtcacagtgaagttgacctgtgaccctttggatataaaatgtcatcacttcatcattttatcctattacacatttgtgttaaattgtgtcacaatTAGCATATGGATTTGTGAGTTATAgccaaaattatgttttgtgaggttcacggcgacctttgaccttagaTCACCAAATTGCagtcagttcatctttgagtccaagtgaatgtttgtgccaaatttgaagaaattccctgaaGGCCTTacggagatattgcgttcaggagaatgggacagacggaccTATGGCCTTGGCTGTCGCCGGTGCAGAggaataacaaacacaaacctgaacTTCTGGTCACTTCCAGCAGAATCATTTTTCCTTTCAGAAGAAATGGAGGTTAATTTTACTGTAGTATGACTGAAGATTTTAGGCAAGTGACCATTATGTGAAGCAGGAGATTTATGAATGATACCGATCTACTCATCTCATGTGCTGGTTTGTTCTTGGTTAAGGCTGCAGCTTTCTCTTTTGGATTGGAGAGAGTATCATGTCAACATCCACAGtgaattgtattattttgaccCATTTCTGCTCAGTAACTACATTGTCATTTTCTTCAGGTATTCTTAAGGTTACACTTACTGGCCACTGTCACAGAACCAGGTCACAGCACCCTCAGCTCACCTTAATGGTAAAGCTGACAATCTCGATGCCCATTCTGCCCACATCAGGAGCCGCTACCTCCCTGACCAGTCTAGCAAACTGGTGCCTGTCCTGATAGATCTGCTCTACAGTCAAGGTACCTGCAAAATAAGAACTATATGCAATTCAAAATGTCACCTTCACTAAGCAGCAGCGGCAGTTTTCATCGAGTGTGAGATCTCTTGAGCTTAAGTAAAAACTAGGGCAACAGAATTGTCTTAACTTTTGAGTGTTGTGTGAGTAATCCTTTATATAAAGTGTCACAAATGTCAAAGAATCATAACGTTTTCTTGTGAAACCAATCGAGCTGAGGCGAttagttgtttaaaaaaaaagagctgttattttgataatcattaAATTGTTGAAGTTATTCTTCAAGCTTCCagccttttgtgttttatttcttttggtTTGGAACTGATGGtcaggcaaaagaaaaaatgtgaaggTGTCACCTTGGGCTCGGCAGATACAGATGTAGCCAAAAATCATTCTAGTAAATCATTTGTACTGGCATGTCACAAAtactgttaaaatgaaatgaatgtctgtacctAAAATGGAGCGCAGATGTCCCTCCAGAGTCTGCAGAACCATGGCTTTGATTTCCATCACTGATCTACCCAGAAACTGCTCACAAGCCACTGTCAGCAAGTCAGGCTCTGTCATGACTTTCACCTGAAGAAGACACAGTTATGGAGACACTCATCAGCTCATCTGATCACAGACCAGCCTCTCAACATCAACACCAAGAGTATGGGATGTGGCCCGTGCTGTAGTCTCAAAATATCAGTGTTAAAGATTTAAACAACAATGCTggttttgtgacatttcattatagcaaagacagaaacattttgtgatATGCTGAAATATGGGCAGAGATTTTGAGATCCAACTTACAATTTGAAGGTAAAGAATATCTAAAGAAAATTATCTTTGCAGTTATTAATTGTGTGTCAATCCATTGCTGTTAATGGCTCCCATTTTTAATGGAAAAGTAAATCCATCAGCAGTGTTAGATATTTGCTGTCAGGTCTATTCTATTTCTTAACCACTAGAAACTAATCGGTTTCTCATAAAACCCTTAAcagaaactaaataaataaatacaaaaaatgatgATATCTGCCTACAAACAAAGCTGTACAACAACTTTGTACAAAAAAATGGTCTAAAATTGGCAAAATTTTATCAGACAAACAAATGATCAGATCAGACATCTGGTTCCAGCTGTTGGTACTTGACAGTTTTTGATATTCTGTGCTTGGGAGACATTTTCTCGAAATATTAAGAAAGTATTTACACAGCTACGTCATTGGCCTGCGGTCTTACCTGAGCCACCCCTGTGACAATGATGGCTACCCCCTCTGCCGTCTCCACATCCTCACATCGGGGCCACAAAGTCATGAGCTCCAGTGATATCCTACAGCAAGGTGCAAAAGCATATTTAATAGGCCACTGAGAGAGGACTATGAAGCCATAAAAGCAAACTGTGAAATAAACTCTGTGGATGTTTAACACTGTGTTCTGTCAGGTCGCTGAGAATCTGATAGTTGCACTTCCTACTTCTGGTTGTTACAACACCATCTGAAAATTTGtaactttttcatgttttattattgtacaGCATTGAATTAAAGTGAGTTtaactttaattgtttttttaaacagatcaacatagaaaaactaaaaatatcttTACGAACAAACTACCTGCAAGTACATTGAAAAACCACGTGCAGGTGTACCAAGGTGAAGAACTGTTGCAGTTTTAAAGGCAAGGGGTTAGGAGGGCTaggatttatgttttttcagtttactACACTTTGTATGAAGTTAATTGATAGACAAAAACTATTGATGACTTTGCTTTTGGAGCCAccctcactttacttttagagCCTAAAATGTTTGCACAATATTGTAtattaactgtatttttttttcatgggtgATCCACTTAAAGTCACTCAGGTTAAGACTGTCTAAAGCGTAACATGAAATGTTCATATTAAGTTAGTATAATGTATGTGACAGAATTTTCTCTTGTCCACCTAACAAATGACTGactcagggtgaaaggtcagtgtgaggccCTAGGTTGTTgacaatattgatatttttattgttaaaagcAACTCATGTGATCTATGAGGTGAATGCATCATTAACTGGCCACttctgaatatattttaattgcAACCTAACAAGGCATAGCTTTTTCATATTCATCGTTAACTACTTAATTACATGCATGTTTACACAAGACAATTCAGACATAAAGTCTGTCAGGTGAAACCTTCTAAATTCAGATGTTGAAAAGGTGTCAGGGAGTTTCAGATGCTGTTTAACAATCGGACTGAACTGTGCACAAGTGGAGGAGGTGGTTTTATTTGCGATTATTCGTTTAATCGTTCCGAGAAATGAATAGAGAGTAAAATCTGGCAGGACCACAACAGAACAGGACAGCACAGGACTTTACAACAgagtaaatgaaatatttgacaATCCAACGGTGACATGTGACAGGGCTGATGACCAGTGCTGTGGAATATAAAAGTGCTGTGATATAATGTGTGATTGCCTAGTAGAGCTCAACAGgccaaaaacaaataatgcaAAAAGTATATTTGTCTTTTGACACTGCACATATCAAAGGGAGGGCATGTTATTACTACACAGCTAAGAAAAGTGGGAATGTGTGTATGGAATAtagacaaaaaaggaaaaacacccTTGAACCTGTTGTACATTGTGTGTGATACAAGACTATATGGTAATGGTATGGCAATATGGTGGAAACGTTTTCCTCCTCTACTTGCGTACTGACTGCCTGCAGATAATGGGACTGACTTCCCTGTGGAAATTCAAGACCGCAAAAGCCCATGTTAGCTGTGGGCTGTGTAAAAACCTTGTTCATTTCATCCAAATGAGTTTGAACAGAGGATTTTTAATAGCATGATCCAATTATTTGTGATGAGTAGTACTGGCCTGAACAAAGGCATTTCAAGGAGCTACTAAAAGGCCATttcaagataaaataaaactgcttATACTATGTTGTCACCTCTGGGCGTCTGAGAGGAACCACCAAGCCCAGGCCCAGCCTCCCACGATGTATTCCTTATCATCGGAGCCACAACCACCTGAGGGGAGAAGAACATTTCTATTAAGACAAAGCATCATGGTCAATAATCCAGTCACTTTTCATCAAATAACATGTTGACATCAAACTGCACTGCTGAACTCTGAGCTGTCATTTGAATTATTCAGGAGTCACTTAACTTTGTTCACTTGAGGGCTTGTGCAAAACGTCTGTCAGTCAAAAAAGCTTGGTGTGTGGATAAAAGCACAGCAATAACACAACAAGTGTGAAAGCAGCATGGGAGATATAGTACTACACTATTCAGCAGTATTTCTCAACCTCGGTCAGGTGATAAACCTGAGTGGCAGTGGCATTAAAACAGGACAGGAAGGCAGAAACAGATCTATTTCCTCAGTTGTTCCTCttgtctctgctcttttttttacttgtgaatTATGGAATAGTTTTATATTTCCAGGGGTGTCataatttacaaatgaaagaaagcaacaaaaacaaaaccttcgTTTGGTCGACCTGATCATAACAAAGAGATCCTTTCGCTAAATTTTGCTGATAATAGATGTGTATTTTTAATCGAG
The Seriola aureovittata isolate HTS-2021-v1 ecotype China chromosome 4, ASM2101889v1, whole genome shotgun sequence genome window above contains:
- the LOC130167845 gene encoding flotillin-2-like — its product is MGNCLTVGPNEALVVSGGCGSDDKEYIVGGWAWAWWFLSDAQRISLELMTLWPRCEDVETAEGVAIIVTGVAQVKVMTEPDLLTVACEQFLGRSVMEIKAMVLQTLEGHLRSILGTLTVEQIYQDRHQFARLVREVAAPDVGRMGIEIVSFTIKDVFDKLNYLSSLGKTQTAAVKSNADIGVAEAERDAGIQEAECKKEMMDVKFLADTKMANSRRELDLQKAIFNMEVNSKKAEAQLAYELQAAKEQQKICLEEIEIQVVQRKKQITIEEKEVDRTEKELIAVVKRPAEAEAYKMQQLAEGQKIQTVLIAQAEAERIKMIGEVEAFAIEAVGKAEAEKMRLKAEAYQQYGEAAKSALVLEALPKIASKVAAPLAKTNEIVILNGEGSRVTGEVNRLLAELPVSVKALTGVDLSKIPLLQKMTQLKPEN